The window GGTTCGGGCACTCTAAGGAATTTGTTTTCGATTTCATTACCCCTTATCCGGATTTTGATATCAAAATGTTGAATGAATATGCCCATTCAAAAGGAATTAAACTGATCATGCACCATGAAACATCAGGTTCCGCAGCGAATTATGAAAGATGGGCTGATAAAGCTTTTCAAACCATGAATAAATACGGTTATGATGCTGTGAAAACAGGATATGTGGGAGACATTATTCCCAGAGGAGAGCATCATTATTCCCAATGGATGATTAATCACTATTACAGAATTGTAGAAAAAGCAAATGACTATAAAATCATGGTGAATTCTCACGAATCTGTACGTCCTACAGGAGAAAGCCGTACCTATCCGAACTATATTTCTGCAGAAGCTGCACGTGGAACAGAATATGAAGCATTCGGAGGAAATAAGCCGGACCACCATACCGTTCTTCCTTTTACAAGATGGATGGGAGGTTCCATGGATTACACACCGGGAATTTTCCAGACAAAACTAGACTATTATTTCCCTGGAGATAATCGTTTTGTAAAAACTACTCTGGTAAAACAGCTGGCACTTTATGTAACCATGTATATGCCGCTACAGATGGCTGCAGACCTTCCTGAGAACTACAAAAAACATATGGATGCATTTCAGTTTATCAAGGATGTAGCAGCAGATTGGGATGATACCAGGATCTTATCCGCAGAACCGGGAGACTACGTTATCACGGCAAGAAAAGCAAAAGGTACTGAAAACTGGTTTGTAGGAGGAATTACCGATGAAAACAAACGTGACTATACATTAGACTTCTCTTTCCTGGATAAAGGAAAGAAATATGAAGCAATCATCTATGAAGATGGAAAAGATGCTGATTATATTGATAACCCTCAGAGTTATAACATCTATAAAAAAGAGATTACAAGCAAGTCTAAAATTAATTTTAAAATGGCAAGAAGTGGCGGTTTCGCAATTTCTATTAAACCCGTAAAATAATTCATCTGAAAAGAGACTAAACTAACCCCGGTTCATCAAAATTCTGATGTCCGGGGTATTTTTTTGAACAGATTATTGGTCTCCTGTCTGCTGGTTCAGTGGTGAATACGGGTATTCAGCTTCTGAAACTGGCTCTTTGGCAGATAAAGGTCTGTTTTTTATCTTTTCCTTATACTCTTTCTGGTACTGTTTCACCGTTTTACCCGTACCGTCATGCCGCCATCCTGGTGAATAAAAAAGATACTTGATGCGGTTTTTCAGGGATAATCCCGGCTGTCTGATATCTTTTCCTATTCTTCTCCATTCATAAAAAAGCATAGTGGCAGGGTCTTTAGATTTAATTTTTGGATAAACTCCATATTTAACAGGCACTTCGGGATCTTCCTTTTCAAAAGTTCCGAAAATTTTATCCCAGATAATCAGTCCCATTCCCATATTACGGTCCAGATATTTGATATTGCATGCATGATGTACCCTGTGATGAGAAGGAGTCACCAGAATATACTCCAGAAATCCCATACTTTTAATGGATTGGGTGTGAACAAAAGTACCGTAAATCTGTATTGCAGAGTAGGCTACCAGTATATGCCACGGATGAAACCCTATAAAAGCCAGCGGAGAAAAAAACAGATATCTGTACAACGGCTGAAATACAGGACTTCTGAATCCTGTGCTGATATTGAAATAATCAGAATTATGATGGGTAATATGTACCGCCCAGAAAACCCTTGAATGATGATCTACATAATGATGCACATAATAAGCAAAATCCTGAGCCAGGAATACCGCAATCCAGTACCAGACTCCCTCTTGCCAGTCGAAGACACGGTGATGGTAGAAAAACATCATGACGAATAGAGAAAATCCCTTCATGATAATGTCCAGTCCATAGTTCAGCAGGGCAAAAAGAACATTGGTGGCTACATCTTTAGTCTCGTAAATCTTTTCCTTATTAAAATGACTGTATGCCATCTCTATAAAAATAATCACAGCAAATACAGGAATCGTCCAGCTGTAAACAACATCCGGTCCCTCAGTTTTGAACATATTACTGAAATCAAACATTTTTTCTGTAAAACTAAAAATAAAAAGGATGAAATATTATTTTTTTACATGAATTTTTTTGTGAATTTTTAACTATTCTCATGATTTTTTTAAAGTAAATGTGGAATTTTAAAAATTAAAAGCTTCCAGGACAAAAAAAGAGATATTATGATAGGTTTTGAACGTATATTTGGAAATTTAATGTTAAATTGAACACTAATATGAAGAAATTATACACAGCATTAGCCCTTTCGATAGCAGCGGCAGCCTTTTCCCAAAAAGCGTTGGAAAAAGTAGAACCGGCCTTCTGGTGGAAAGGAATGAAAAATCCTGAACTGCAGATTCTTGTCTATGGAAAAAACGTTGCCCAAAACGAGGTAACACTCTCTGATGGAGTGCAAATTAAAGACATTCGGAAAGTGGATAATCCCAATTACATTTTTATTACAGTTAATACCAACGAAATAAATGTTCCGAAGTTTACCATTAATATTAAAAAAGACAAAAAAAATATAGGGTCTTATACTTATGAACTCAAACAGAGAAACGCTGGATCTGCCAATCGTGAGTCTTATACTTCAAAAGATGTAATGTACCTGATCATGCCAGACCGTTTTGCCAATGGGGATGAGAAAAACGATTCAATGCCGGAACTCACAGAAAAAGCAAACCGCAGCCTTCCTAACGGAAGACATGGCGGCGACCTCCGAGGCATCATCAACCATCTGGACTATATTCAGGATCTGGGAGCTACAGCAGTCTGGTTAACCCCGGTGAATGAAGACAATGAAAAAATATATTCCTATCACGGTTATGCCCAAACTGATTTGTATAAAATTGATGCCCGTTACGGAACTAACGAAGAATACAGAACGTTATCTCAGGAACTGAACAAAAGAAATATGAAACTGGTGATGGACTATGTGACCAATCACTGGGGTGGTTCGCACTGGATGATCAGGGATCTTCCTTCAAAAGACTGGATCCATTGGTTTGATGACAGTGAAAATGGTTTTAAACGGTCCAACTATAAAACAACTACACAGTTCGATACCAACGCCTCCGATATTGATAAAAAATATGCGCTGGATGGATGGTTTGATACTACCATGCCTGATATTAACCAAAAGAATCCATTGGTCTTAAAATATCTGACTCAAAATGCAATCTGGTGGATTGAATATGCAGAACTGGGTGGATTTCGGGTAGATACCTATCCTTATAATGATAAGGAAGCGATGGCAAAATGGGCGAAAGCTATTACTGATGAATACCCCAAATTCAATATTGTAGGCGAAACCTGGTTGTATACAGCTGCCCAGATTGCAGCATGGCAGAAAGATTCCAAAATAGGAGAAATTGCAGGATACAATTCAAATTTACCCTCCGTAATGGATTTTATGCTCTTTGAAAACATGCCTAAAGCACTGAAGGAAAAAGAAAGTTGGGATAAAGGCATGATCAAAATTTATGATTCTTTTACCAGCGATTTTCTGTATCCGGATCTCAAAAATCTTTTAGTTTTCTTTGAAAATCATGATACTGAAAGATGGAACGAGATTTTTAATGCCAATCCTGATGCTTATAAAATGGCGCTCACAATCATTTCTACGGTAAGAGGAATTCCACAGCTTTATTACGGATCAGAAATAGGGATGCGCGGGGACAAAAATGCAGGAGGTGATGCCGATATCCGCAGAGATTTTCCGGGAGGCTGGAAGTCCGACAAACAGAATGCCTTTCTTTCATCGGCTCAGACTCCGGAGCAGAAAGAGTTTTTCCAGTTTACCAAAAAATTGCTGAACTGGAGGAAGGGAAAAGATGTGATCCATAACGGGAAAACTAAGAATTTCGTTCCTCAGGACGGTGTTTTCGTTTATTTCAGATATAATGAAAAAGAAAGTGTAATGGTGGTGATCAATAATAATGAAAAAGACCAGACATTAGACCTGAAACGTTTTGAAGAATCCCTTAATGGATTTACCAAAGGAAAAGAAGTGATTTCAGGAAAAAGCATGTCATTACAAAACAGTATGCATATTCCTGCAAAAACCCCGTTAATTATTGAACTCGAAAAATAATTATTATACATGAAAAAACTAACAATAGCCTATACATTCATCCTTTTTGTACTGGGATTTTCTTTACTCACCGCACAGTCTAAAGGTGCGTTTGAAAAAGAAAAATCAGAAATCGGTACCATGCTGGATGCATTCAATGTAGCCGCTGCAAAAGCAGATTATACTGCTTATTTTAACTTTTTTGACGATGAATCTACCTTTATTGGAACAGATGCCACCGAAATCTGGAATAAAAAAGAATTCATGATCTGGGCAAAACCTTATTTTGACAAAAAGAAAACCTGGAATTTTAAGGCCATTAAACGAAATATATACTTCAGTAAAGATGGAAAGCTGGCTTGGTTTGATGAATTACTGGATACCCAGATGAAAATCTGCAGAGGTTCCGGTGTGGTAGAAAAAATCAACGGAAGCTGGAAAGTAAAGCAATACGTTCTTTCCATGACAGTTCCTAATGAAGTGGTAGATAAAGTTGTTCCTGAAAAAGTACCTGTCGAAGATGTATTAATTCAAAAACTGAAAGCAGAATGGCGGTAATGAACGGAAGATATGAAAGCGGGAAGCCTGGCAAAAAAATAAAACCTGATTTATCCTTAGTTCAGATTATTAATATGAGCATGGGATTTTTAGGAATCCAGATGGCATTTGGTCTGCAGAATGGAAATGCAAGCCGTATTCTCGGAAATTTAGGAGCAGACGTTCACGAGCTGTCGTGGTTCTGGCTGGTGGCTCCCATTACAGGCTTGATTGTTCAGCCCATCATAGGCCATATGGGAGATAATACATGGAGCCCGCTGGGGAGAAGAAAACCTTACTTTTTAATTGGAGCTGTTTTGTGTGCTATCGGACTGGTTCTCCTTCCGAATGCGGCCTCTGTTACCCAGATGTTTGCGGCTAATGCCCTTTTATTAGCAGTAATATTTCTGGCCATGATGGATGCTTCTGTGAATATTGCAATGGAACCCTTCAGAGCTTTGGTAGGAGATATGCTTCCTAAACATCAGGGAACAATAGGGTTTTCTGTACAAACAATTCTGATCGGTATTGGGGCGGTATTGGGATCATATTTACCGAATTGGCTAACAAAAATGGGGATTTCCAATGAAGCACCGAAAGGTTTTGTTGCAGATAATGTGATTTATTCTTTTTATATAGGTGCCACTCTGCTTATTATATCCATTTTATATACGATCTTCACTACCAGGGAATACTCTCCACAGGAGTTCGCTGATTTTGAAGATAGAGAAGATGGAGAAAAGCATGAATCTAAATTTTCAGATATTTTCAAAGATTTTGCTGCGATTCCTTCCCAGATGAAAAAGCTGGGAATTGTTCAGTTTTTCTCATGGTTTGCCTTATTTACCATGTGGGTGTTTACGACCAGTGCGCTGGCGACCCATCATTTTGGGCTTTCTCCGGAAGATACCCATTCCAAAGCATTCAATGATGCTGGAGACTTAACAGGAAAACTCTTTGGAATGTATAATCTCTGGGCAATTCCGTTTGCCTTTCTACTAACCCCTATAGCTAAGTTGATAGGAAAAAAGCAAACCCATGCTTTGGCTTTATTGTGTGGAGGGTTGGGACTTGTTTCAATGTATTTCATTAAAGATGTCAACAGTCTGTGGATCTCAATGATTGGATTAGGTTTTGCCTGGGCAAGTATTCTGGCCATGCCTTATGCTATGCTTATTGAAGTGATTCCGCAGAGAAAAATGGGAGTGTATATGGGAATATTCAATTTCTTTATTGTAATCCCGCAGATTATCAATGGATTATTCGGCGGCCCTGTGGTAAGTGGTGTTTTTGGAAAACAAGCCATGGATTATGTGGTGGTAGGAGGGGTATGTATGCTGATAGGAGCTGTTGTAACGATGATTTTTGTTAAATCAGAAGATGAAACACCAAAAGAAATTGAAGAAGAAATTAAGCAGGTACATTTTTAATAATGAGAAGTTAGAAGTTAGAAGTTACGTTGGGTATTTTAACTTAAATCTGAAAGAATTTAAAAAATCAATAGGAGCGGGCTTTAGCCCGCTTTCTCTTTAAATAGTAATTAATGGGCTTTAACCAAAACATAAAATGATTTATAAAAAAGAAACGAGGCTATCCTTTTGAGACAGCCTCGTTTTCTTTTATTCTCTACTAAATAGTGTAGTAAATTCATCTTTTATACCATCACCATTGGTATCAAAAAGCTCTTCTATAAGCTCTAATTGCGTATCTGTTAATTTTTTCACAGTATATACATCAGTTGCTCCGTTAGAATACTTAACCTGAAGTTTTTTAGAGGCCGCATCGTAGGTATAATCGTAAGTTGCATCAAGATCAACAGCACATTGTCCTCCGGTATTTCCATAGTAATCCATTTCATGCCATTTACCAGCAGAATTTAAATCGATGAAGCTTTTTTTATCACACACCCCCGCATCAGATGATTCATTGGTGATGATACTTCCGTCTTTGCCGGAATATGCCATATACTTGGATGGATGCCATTTACCAACAATACTTGGTTCATTTACTGTATTGGTGTCATCATCACTGCTGCAAGAGAACGCGACTAGAGCTGCAATACTTAAAAATAAAGCTTTTTTAATCATTTTTTATTATTTGAGTTTAACCCGGCAAATGTAATTATTCATGAACTCGAAATCAAAATAATCGATATAATTATATGTTTTAAACAATTGATATACAGTATTTTACGTTGTTTATACCTACTTGAGCGATATTCATAATAAGTACTCTTAAATGGTTTTTAATCAGCATTTAAATCTATATTATATCCCGTAGATTAGACCAATTTACCCTTCTGCCGTTTTACTTTTTTGCTTTCCAACTTCCTTTCTTACCCTACATCAACTTTTAAAATAACCACATCCCGTACATTTGTACTATAAATAATCACATAAAATGAAAACAGTATATCATAAAGCAGATTCAAGAGGCCATGCCAACCACGGATGGTTAAATTCTTACCATACATTCAGTTTTGCGAACTATCAAAACAGAGACAGAACAAACTTTGGTGTTTTGAGAGTATTGAACGATGACACCGTTTCTCAGGGAATGGGCTTCGGAACACACCCGCACAGGGATATGGAAATTATTTCAATTCCTTTGGAAGGCGATTTGGAACACAAAGACTCAATGGGAACTACAGCGGTAATCAGAAAAGGAGAAATCCAGGTGATGAGTGCCGGAACCGGTGTAATGCACAGCGAATACAATAAAAATAAAGATGAGGAGGTAAAATTCCTTCAGATCTGGGTTTTCCCCAGAGAGCAGAACGTTGAACCCAGATATGATCAGAAAAGTATCAAAGAAGGAGAAAAAATCAATGGATTCCAGCAGATCCTATCTCCCGATAAAAATGATGACGGCGTATGGATTCATCAGGATGCGTGGTTCAATATAGCCAATTTTACAAAAGGAAACGGTAAAAATTACATGCTCAACAAAAAAGGAAACGGAGTGTATGCATTTGTTTTAAAAGGAAGCGCAAAAATAGGAGACCGTATTCTGAATGAAAGAGACGGATTGGGAATCTGGGATACCCAGAGCTTTAATATTGAAGCGGTGGAGGACACCGAAATATTATTAATGGAAGTCCCAATGGAACTGCCCGCTTATCTTAAATAAAAAACTAAATTTGTAATCTTAAAAATAAACCTCATATATGAAAATTTTAGCAATAGCAGGAAGCAACTCAGAAGTTTCAATGAACAAACAGCTGGTAGCCTACGCATCAACTTTATTTGAAAATGCAGAAGTGGAAGTAATTGATATGAACCCTTTCGAAATGCCCATCTACAAGCACGAAAGAGAACTCGC of the Chryseobacterium aureum genome contains:
- a CDS encoding sterol desaturase family protein, translating into MFDFSNMFKTEGPDVVYSWTIPVFAVIIFIEMAYSHFNKEKIYETKDVATNVLFALLNYGLDIIMKGFSLFVMMFFYHHRVFDWQEGVWYWIAVFLAQDFAYYVHHYVDHHSRVFWAVHITHHNSDYFNISTGFRSPVFQPLYRYLFFSPLAFIGFHPWHILVAYSAIQIYGTFVHTQSIKSMGFLEYILVTPSHHRVHHACNIKYLDRNMGMGLIIWDKIFGTFEKEDPEVPVKYGVYPKIKSKDPATMLFYEWRRIGKDIRQPGLSLKNRIKYLFYSPGWRHDGTGKTVKQYQKEYKEKIKNRPLSAKEPVSEAEYPYSPLNQQTGDQ
- a CDS encoding glycoside hydrolase family 13 protein encodes the protein MKKLYTALALSIAAAAFSQKALEKVEPAFWWKGMKNPELQILVYGKNVAQNEVTLSDGVQIKDIRKVDNPNYIFITVNTNEINVPKFTINIKKDKKNIGSYTYELKQRNAGSANRESYTSKDVMYLIMPDRFANGDEKNDSMPELTEKANRSLPNGRHGGDLRGIINHLDYIQDLGATAVWLTPVNEDNEKIYSYHGYAQTDLYKIDARYGTNEEYRTLSQELNKRNMKLVMDYVTNHWGGSHWMIRDLPSKDWIHWFDDSENGFKRSNYKTTTQFDTNASDIDKKYALDGWFDTTMPDINQKNPLVLKYLTQNAIWWIEYAELGGFRVDTYPYNDKEAMAKWAKAITDEYPKFNIVGETWLYTAAQIAAWQKDSKIGEIAGYNSNLPSVMDFMLFENMPKALKEKESWDKGMIKIYDSFTSDFLYPDLKNLLVFFENHDTERWNEIFNANPDAYKMALTIISTVRGIPQLYYGSEIGMRGDKNAGGDADIRRDFPGGWKSDKQNAFLSSAQTPEQKEFFQFTKKLLNWRKGKDVIHNGKTKNFVPQDGVFVYFRYNEKESVMVVINNNEKDQTLDLKRFEESLNGFTKGKEVISGKSMSLQNSMHIPAKTPLIIELEK
- a CDS encoding nuclear transport factor 2 family protein gives rise to the protein MKKLTIAYTFILFVLGFSLLTAQSKGAFEKEKSEIGTMLDAFNVAAAKADYTAYFNFFDDESTFIGTDATEIWNKKEFMIWAKPYFDKKKTWNFKAIKRNIYFSKDGKLAWFDELLDTQMKICRGSGVVEKINGSWKVKQYVLSMTVPNEVVDKVVPEKVPVEDVLIQKLKAEWR
- a CDS encoding MFS transporter produces the protein MAVMNGRYESGKPGKKIKPDLSLVQIINMSMGFLGIQMAFGLQNGNASRILGNLGADVHELSWFWLVAPITGLIVQPIIGHMGDNTWSPLGRRKPYFLIGAVLCAIGLVLLPNAASVTQMFAANALLLAVIFLAMMDASVNIAMEPFRALVGDMLPKHQGTIGFSVQTILIGIGAVLGSYLPNWLTKMGISNEAPKGFVADNVIYSFYIGATLLIISILYTIFTTREYSPQEFADFEDREDGEKHESKFSDIFKDFAAIPSQMKKLGIVQFFSWFALFTMWVFTTSALATHHFGLSPEDTHSKAFNDAGDLTGKLFGMYNLWAIPFAFLLTPIAKLIGKKQTHALALLCGGLGLVSMYFIKDVNSLWISMIGLGFAWASILAMPYAMLIEVIPQRKMGVYMGIFNFFIVIPQIINGLFGGPVVSGVFGKQAMDYVVVGGVCMLIGAVVTMIFVKSEDETPKEIEEEIKQVHF
- a CDS encoding lipocalin-like domain-containing protein, which gives rise to MIKKALFLSIAALVAFSCSSDDDTNTVNEPSIVGKWHPSKYMAYSGKDGSIITNESSDAGVCDKKSFIDLNSAGKWHEMDYYGNTGGQCAVDLDATYDYTYDAASKKLQVKYSNGATDVYTVKKLTDTQLELIEELFDTNGDGIKDEFTTLFSRE
- a CDS encoding pirin family protein, which gives rise to MKTVYHKADSRGHANHGWLNSYHTFSFANYQNRDRTNFGVLRVLNDDTVSQGMGFGTHPHRDMEIISIPLEGDLEHKDSMGTTAVIRKGEIQVMSAGTGVMHSEYNKNKDEEVKFLQIWVFPREQNVEPRYDQKSIKEGEKINGFQQILSPDKNDDGVWIHQDAWFNIANFTKGNGKNYMLNKKGNGVYAFVLKGSAKIGDRILNERDGLGIWDTQSFNIEAVEDTEILLMEVPMELPAYLK